The Deltaproteobacteria bacterium RBG_16_64_85 DNA window CAGTCCTCGGGGAGGCGGCTGTACCAGGTGGTCAGGAACTCCGCGAAATAGAAGTAGCCCCAGATGAGGGTCATCGTCAGGAGGAGTTTTCCGAGGTTGTCGAAGTGCTGCACCGTGAGGAAGTTCTCCAGCCGGAAGACGCGCCGCAGGAACGCCATGACGGTGATGACGCCGGCGATCCCGGAGTAGATCGCCCCCGCCACGAAATACGGCGCGAAGATGGTGCTGTGCCAGCCCGGCACCATCGCCATGGCGAAGTCCCAGCTCACGATCGAGTGGACCGAGACGGCGACGGGGATGATGAGGACCGCGAACAGTGTGGAGGCGACGCGGTAGCGGCGCCATTCGGAGTGCGTCCCCCGGAATCCGGCGGCGAGGATCGTGTATAGCTTCTTCCTCCACCCCGTGGAGTGGTCCCGCGCGATCGCGAGATCCGGGATCATCCCGAAGTAGAGGAACAGGATGCTCCCGGTGAGGTAGGTGCTGATGGCCACCATGTCCCACAGGAGGGGGGAACGGAAGTTCGGCCACAGCATCCGCTCGTTGGGGTAGGGGATCATGTAGTAGAAGCGCCAGTTCCGCCCCAGGTGCATGAGGGGGAAGAGGCCGCCCACCATCAGCGCGAAGACCGTCATCGCCTCCGCGCCGCGCAGGACGGGCGCGCGCCAGCCGGCCTGGGTGATCCGCAGGATCGCGGAGATGAGCGTCCCCGAGTGGGAAACCCCGATCCAGAAGACGAAGAGGATGATCATGGTGCCCCACATGACGGGGCGGGAAAGGCCGGTGACGCCCAGGCCCGTCGCCATCATGTAGAGGAAGGCGCCTACCGCTCCGGCCGTGACCGCGAGGAGGATCCCCGCCGCCAGGTACCAGGACTTCGTCGTGACGAGGTTCGACCGGGAGAGCTCCTCGTAGAGCTTGCCTTCTTCGTGCCGCGCCAGGTGATGCCGTTCGCTCATCGCCCGGGCCCCCTCTGCTTCTTCAGGTACACCGTGCTCGGCTCGGTCCCCTTGTGCTCCATCAGCTTGAACAGCCGCGGATCCTTGACCATCCGCGAGATGGCGCTGACCGGGTCGAGAAGATCGCCGAACTGGATCGCCCCCGGGGGGCACGTTTGCGCGCAGGCGGGCATCACTTCGCCGTCCCGGATCTTCCTTCCTTCCTTAAGGGCCGTCTCCTTCCCCCTGCGGATCCGCTGGATGCAATAGGTGCATTTCTCCATCACGCCCCGGGACCGGACCGACAGGTCCGGGTTGAGCTGCTCGTCCAACGGTTTTTCCCACTTGTGGTCCCACCAGTTGAACACCCGGACCGAGTAGGGGCAGTTGTTGGCGCAGTACCTCGTCCCGATGCAGCGGTTGTACACCATGGCGTTCAGTTGGTCGTCCTCGTCGTGGTAGGTGGCGTACACCGGGCAGACGATCTCGCAGGGCGCCTTCTCGCAGTGCATGCACGGGGTGGGAACGAAGATCGCGCGCGTTTCCGCTCCTTCCTTCTTCCAGTATCGGGACACCCGCAGCCATTGCATCAAGCGGCCCTTCCCGGCCTCTTCCTCCCCGGCGGTCGGGATGTTGTTCTCCGCGACGCAGGCGACCACGCACGCCCCGCAGCCGGTGCAGCGGTCCATGTCGATCACCATCGCCCACTTGTGCTTCATCGTGGCGGTCCTTCCGCGCGCGTCACAGGATGTTCTCGTACTTCCATTGCCCTTCGACGTTGACGGTCCGCACCAGGCTTCCCTTGAGCTTCGCCTTCGCGAGGGAAACCCGGGTGGACTGTCGCGCCGGGCCCTTCGATCCCTTTTCCTCCTTCAACGGCAGGAGCGAGAAGGGATTCCCCCCCCGGTTCGCGGCGTCCTTGCCGTACCGGGTGTGCCCCTGCCCCAGCGGCAGGGCGACCACGTCAGGCGCCATCGCCGGGTGGAGGACGACGAAAGCCTCCATCGATCCGAAGGGGGAGGTAACGACGACGCCGTCGCCGTCCGCAAGCCCCAGCTTTCCGGCGGTCTTTGGGTTCACCTCGACCCAGTTGCGCCACACGGCGGTGGTGACGGGATCGGGCAGCTCCTGCAACCAGGAGAGGTTCGCCCCGCGGCCGTCGGAGTGGGCGATGGATGGGTAGACGTGGAGAAGGAGCGGGTAGCGGGCCGGGTCTCCTTCGAATTCCGCTTCCGTGATTTTGGGCAGGGAAAGTTTTTGCGTCTTCGGCGCGGGGCGCGGCGCAGGCGCCTTCACGGGGAAGAGCCCGCCATCCTTGCGGGCGTCTTCAAGGTTCACCCCCATTCCGGCGTAGGACTTCTCCACGCAATCCCGGAAGCCGGCCCACGGCAGGGCGGCCGCGACGGGACCGCCCAGCTCCTTCGCCGCGGCGATCAGGATGTCGGGCATCGAACGTGTGTCGCGGAATGGATCGACGACCGGCTGCGCCATGGTGATTGCGTTGCCCGAGTGCCCTGCAGGCGCGATGTCGTCGCCCCACTCCTCCAGGTACGTCGGGACGGGGAGCACGAGGTCGGACAGGGACGTGGTCTCGTCCAGGAAGGAGGCGAACGACACGACCTGCGGAACCGACAGGAGCGCCTCCCCGAATTGGAGCTGCGCGGGAAGGGTGAATGCGGGGTTCGCCGCCCCGGACAACAGCGCCATCCCGAAGGCCCCCCTGCGCATCTTCTCTACCGCGTCCCGAACGTGTGCGAACCCGCTCTCGGGAGAGGGCAGCAACAGCGCCGCGTCGGATCCATACCGAGAAAACGCCGCCAGCCGGTTCGGGAAAGAGATCCCCCCCGGCCTGCCCACGTTGCCCGCCAGCGCGTTCAGGAGCGCGGCGCACGCGAGGTTGAACGTCCCGTTCGTGCACCCGGCCGCGCCGTCGCCCGCGATCGCAAGCCCCGGCGGATTTTTTGCGAACTCGCGCGCGACGGCCTCGATGTCGGATGGGGGCAGGCCGGTCGTCTTCCCCACGGCTTCCGGCGTCATCCGCGAAAGCCCGGCGGTCCACAGGGAAGAGGCCGCGGCGGCGGAAGGAACAAGCTTCTCCCTCACCATCACGTGCGCGATCCCAAGCGCGGCCGCCCCCTCGGATCCCGGCGCGATCGGAAGGAAGACGTCCGCGTTCGCCGCGGTCATCGAGAGCCGGGGGCCGAAATGCACGAACTTTCCCCTGACGGTCGGGCGCGACTGGCGCATCTGCCCGTAGGCGCGGCCGAAATGGACCGGCGAAATACCCGTCTCGAGGAAGTCGCCGCTGAAGGAGAGGAGGTAGTGGGCGTTGGCGATGTCGACCTCGGGGAGATCGCGGACGCCGAACACCGCCTCGTTCGCCGCGAGGAGCGCGTCCTGCCCGAACGGGTTCCAGGCGACGCGATTCGGGGATCCGAACGCGCGCAGGAACCGGGCGGCCACGAGGTTCTGATGGCCGCGCATGGGCTCGGTGAGCATCAGGAGCGACGCCGGCGCCCCGGCCCGAAGTTTCTTCAATCCGGTCAAAAGGATCGAGAGCGCCTCTTCCCAGGAGATCTCCGCGAACTTGCCCGATCCCCGCGGACCGGAAAGCGCAAGCGGCCGCCCGATCCGCTCGGGATGGTAGAGCGCCTGGAGGCCGGCCTGTCCCCGCGCGCACAGTTTCCCGCGGTTGACCGGGTGGAGCGGGTTCCCCTCGATCTTCTTCGCGCGCCCCTCGGAAACCCGGACCACGATGCCGCACCCCGCCGGGCACTGCCGGCAAACGGAGGCGTACCAGAGCGATTCTCCCAGGGTGTAGTTCTCCGGCGGGATCACGAAGGGGATGATCTTCTTCGGGATCTTGTCGCACCCTCCGAACAGGGCCGCGAATGCCGTCGCCCCGCCGAGTTTCAGGAAGTCTCTCCGGTCGAGCATCTACGCCCCTCTCAAAAGTGGCAGGACCAGCATTCGATGGAAACGCCCCGGCTCCGGTGGCACTTTAGGCAGAATCCCATCGTGAACTCCTGCCGCTGGACCGCGATGTCCGCCTTGTCGATCACAGGGTGGCACGTAAGACAAGGCACTCCGGCGTTGACCATGCGGAAATGGGGGAAATAGTTGAAATCGGGAAACTCCGTCACCCGGTTCCAGGGGATCGGCTTCTTCTCCTTCCAGTACTGTGCGATCTTCCGGACTTCCGGGCTGTCCACCGCGATCACCCGGTGGCACATCATGCACTTCTCCACGGAAGGGATCCCGGCGGAGGCGGACTTGGTCGCCGAGGAGTGACAGAAGAGGCAATCGATCCCGTAGTCCGTTACGTGGACCTTGTGGCTGTACCGGATGGGCTGTGAATCCTTCGCGCGCGCGGCGGCCGCGGCGCCGAACAGAAGGAGAGCGAAAAGAGAGGCGGCGATGGCGGCCTGCCGTCGCGGTCGGGGCATCGGTCCTCTTCCGGTTCCCGGTTTACCTGCGATCCGTAAGTCTTGATTCTATCGCAATCGGAACAGGCGAACCAAAATAATTACCGAAGGCAGAGCTTCGCCGCGGGGATGACGCACAGGAAGTCGAAGGGTCCGTCTCCCGCGTTGGCGAAGGAATGCTCCTCGTCGGGCGCAACGTAGACGAAGCTCCCCGATGCCACCTCCGTCTCCCCTCCCTTCCGCATCACCCTCCCTTTTCCGGAGAGAATGTAGACTTCATGCTCCCAAGGGTGGGTGTGGTACGGGGTACCGCCCCCCGGCGCCAGGGAAAAGTGGCGCATGGTGAACGTCGGTGCCCCGACATTATCCCCCATCAGGACCCGGAGGGAGACCCCGTTGGCTCCCGGGTCGGTGACCGGCTTCACCTCTACTTCCTCCCATCGCGAAACGTGCATGCGTCACCCCGCAGGAAGAGACTTGCGGCACGCCTCTATATTTACCACGTGCGCATCCCGCATGTCGGCGAAAAACGTCTTCTCGCCGGGCGTCATCTCCGCTTGCGGCAGTTCGTCGATCTTCCGCACCACCCACGCCTGCCCCTTGACGAGGAGCGCCAGCCGCTCGGCCTCGCCCGGAAGCGCCAGGACCTTGTCGGCGAACGGGCCGACCTTGCCGTGGGGCGCAGCCCCGCGCACCTCGATGAGTCGGTACAGCCCCGCGCAGAACCTCCCCTCGTCGTTGCGGAGGAACGTCAGGAAGTCCTTCTTTTCTCCCTGCGGCGCCTCGTCCGCCATCGCCGTCAGGCACTTCACCCCGGCGCGCTCGGCCTCCAGCAACTCCTGCATCCGCTCGATCATCACGACCTCCTCGTCCCAGATCGTTTCGGCATTCGTTCCAAGAGATCTGCTTCGCAGTACCGACCCTCTCGTGCCCTCGCCTCCTGTACGGGCTGCGTGCCCCGCCTCGGCGGCTTCCACGGCCATGAATGGCCGCTCATCCTCGCTGCTCGCTCGGCGCCGCCTCGGAGCTCGAACCCTACATGTCCACTATAGCGGTTGGGTTCTCGCTCCCGCGGCGCGGTTCAGCTCCTCAAGAATCCGCCGCTCGTCGATGTTGTGCATCATCGCGCTTTGCTTGACGCTCTCGGTCGCCTGCCCCGGGCAGGAGAAGCACCCTTCCCCGTAGTACTTCTTGAACACCTTCACCGTTTCCGGATAGACGGTCAGGATGTCCCCGAGGATATTTTCACTCCCGATCGGTTCTCCCCTGGAGAGCCCTCCTTTTCGGGACGGCCCTGTCCGGGAGCCGGCCGCCGCGGCCGGTGCCACCTTCCCCGAAGCCGCAGCGATCAGGCGGGCGATCATCGGCTCGAGGTCGACGTTGTGCCTCTGGCACGCCATGCGAAGCGTGATCGGGATCTGCTTGACCTGCTCCCGGTGCTCGGGGTTGCCAAGGGAGGCGAACCCGTTCTCCACGAACACCTCCACCGTTTCCGGCCAGCGCGAGAGGATCTCGCCCACCCGCATGTCGGGGTGGATGTCCACGGGCGATGCGGCGGGCGGTTCCTGCCGGGCGGCTTCCGGGGGGGACTCCTCGTCCTCTTCGGCTTCCTCCGACGCAGCGGGAGCAAGGAGCATCGTCGCCCCCAGGTTGACCGCGAACAGTGCGACGGAGACCACCGAGAGTACGGCGAACAGGGTAAATCCCGTCGAAGGTCGCTCGGGGGACGTGGCCACCATGCCGATCAGCCCGATGTTGGCCAGGTAGAAATGGACGGGGACCCACGACGGCCAGCGAAGGATACGGCCGTTGAACCGGGGCAGGATGAAGTACCCGACCCCGTAGATCATCATCGCCATGAAGCCGAGCAGGTTGAAGTGGACGTGGGCGAATCTGGTCCATGAAGCCGTCTCGGCCGCTCCCATCCAGATCCCCAGGACGGCGGCCAGGAAAAAGTAACCGAGCGCTGCGACGACAAAGCCCTTGGTGTAGCGATCCATCGTTCCTCCCTATCGGGGACATTCCTGATTCATGCGCCTGAAATCGCGAGGAGTGTCCCCGCCCGCTTCGCCGCAAGCGGCTGCGCTGCCTCGCAGGGAGGCTCTCCCTCCGTCGCTCGCCTTGCGGTGAACCTGCAAGTCTGCGCTATCCCCTTGCCTTAAAGCTCCGTTCGACCCCCCCTGCTGCGTCCGCTTTGCCGCAATCGGCTTTTTTTAGATGCGCTTCCCTATAGTTTAGGCCCGGACCTTCGCCGGGCGCAGCGTCAGGAGGTCGATCACCGTGGTCAGCAGCCCCGCCAGGAAGGCGAAGCCGCAGAAGAACACGATCCCCATCCACAGCCGCATGTTCGACTGTGCCGTCATGAACCCCATCCCGAGCACCCGCTCGATGTAGCTCTGCAGGACGCCCGCCACGCCGAAGAACAGCCCCATCAGCATCATCGCGATGCACATCGTCCAGAACCCGAACTTCCCGCGGCGGTCGTCGTAGACCTCGATCCCCTTGAGCTTGGGCATCGCATAGTAGAAGGTCATCAGGTTCAGAAGGGCGTAGGCGCCGAAGAACGCCAGATGGCCATGGGACGCGGTGACCTGCGAGCCGTGGGTGTAATAGTTGATCTGTGGAAGCGTGTGCATGAACCCAAAGATGCCGGCCCCGATGAAGTGATAGATCGCGCACCCCACCGCGTAGGTCCAGGTGAGGGGGTTCAGGATCTTCGCCTCGCGCTTCTTTACGTGCATGACGGTGTCGACGAGCATCAGGATGATCGGAAGCGGCTCCAGCGCGGAGAAGATCCCGCCGATCCAGAGCCAGTAGCGGGGAGCCCCGATCCAGTAGTAGTGGTGGCCCGTCCCGGCGATCCCCGTGAAGAGGAAGAGCCCGATCTCCACGTAGAGCCACTTCTCCACGACCTGCCGCTGGACGCCGGTGAGCTTCATCAGGACGAACGCGAAGATGGCCGCCGTGACGAGTTCCCAGGCGCCCTCCACCCAAAGGTGGATGACCCACCACCAGTAGTACCAGTCGATCACCTCATTCTTGTAGAAGGGGATCCCGAACAGGTAGAGCAGGGCGAGGAAGGTCAGCCCCCCCAGCAGCGTCCCCTGGATCGCGGTCCATCGGTTCGCCTTGATCATCGTCATCGCGATGTTGAAGAGGAAGATCAGCGCCCCGACCACGACGACGAGGTCGAGGGGCCGCGGGATCTCCAGGAGCGGACGCCCCTGCGTCCATCCGAAGAGGAAGCCGACCAGCGCGACGACGCCCGTGACGAGCAGGGCGATCAGCTGGAACCAGGCGAGCTTCTCTGAAAAGATCTCGGATTTCGTCTCTTCCGGGACGATGTAGTACGTCCCGCCCATGAATCCCAGGAGCATCCACAGCACGAGGAGATTCGTGTGCATGGCGCGCGCCGTGGCGAACGGGAAAACGTCGACGACCGACTGGGGGACCGTCCAGGTATAGCTGTACGCAAGGTACAGCCCCAGGAAGATCTGGAGCACGAACAGCGGCAGCGCCGCCGCGAAGTACCAGTAGGCGATTTTCTGCGAGCGGTATTCCATCGTTCCCTCCTTATTTCAGGCTCGAAAGGA harbors:
- a CDS encoding polysulfide reductase, producing the protein MSERHHLARHEEGKLYEELSRSNLVTTKSWYLAAGILLAVTAGAVGAFLYMMATGLGVTGLSRPVMWGTMIILFVFWIGVSHSGTLISAILRITQAGWRAPVLRGAEAMTVFALMVGGLFPLMHLGRNWRFYYMIPYPNERMLWPNFRSPLLWDMVAISTYLTGSILFLYFGMIPDLAIARDHSTGWRKKLYTILAAGFRGTHSEWRRYRVASTLFAVLIIPVAVSVHSIVSWDFAMAMVPGWHSTIFAPYFVAGAIYSGIAGVITVMAFLRRVFRLENFLTVQHFDNLGKLLLTMTLIWGYFYFAEFLTTWYSRLPEDWALVSSYGGHFLPLFLLMLTCNFLLPLPALCLSRVRRSVPALFAVSLVVNIGMFAERALIVVPSLARRNDPSIWLNYFPTWVEMSYIVGSVAMFSLLYVLFSKILPVMAISDIKEHLFRTTDRSIGAATVASVAQEEEGEGK
- a CDS encoding 4Fe-4S ferredoxin; this encodes MKHKWAMVIDMDRCTGCGACVVACVAENNIPTAGEEEAGKGRLMQWLRVSRYWKKEGAETRAIFVPTPCMHCEKAPCEIVCPVYATYHDEDDQLNAMVYNRCIGTRYCANNCPYSVRVFNWWDHKWEKPLDEQLNPDLSVRSRGVMEKCTYCIQRIRRGKETALKEGRKIRDGEVMPACAQTCPPGAIQFGDLLDPVSAISRMVKDPRLFKLMEHKGTEPSTVYLKKQRGPGR
- a CDS encoding nitric-oxide reductase, with the translated sequence MEYRSQKIAYWYFAAALPLFVLQIFLGLYLAYSYTWTVPQSVVDVFPFATARAMHTNLLVLWMLLGFMGGTYYIVPEETKSEIFSEKLAWFQLIALLVTGVVALVGFLFGWTQGRPLLEIPRPLDLVVVVGALIFLFNIAMTMIKANRWTAIQGTLLGGLTFLALLYLFGIPFYKNEVIDWYYWWWVIHLWVEGAWELVTAAIFAFVLMKLTGVQRQVVEKWLYVEIGLFLFTGIAGTGHHYYWIGAPRYWLWIGGIFSALEPLPIILMLVDTVMHVKKREAKILNPLTWTYAVGCAIYHFIGAGIFGFMHTLPQINYYTHGSQVTASHGHLAFFGAYALLNLMTFYYAMPKLKGIEVYDDRRGKFGFWTMCIAMMLMGLFFGVAGVLQSYIERVLGMGFMTAQSNMRLWMGIVFFCGFAFLAGLLTTVIDLLTLRPAKVRA